A genomic region of Oscillatoria sp. FACHB-1406 contains the following coding sequences:
- a CDS encoding bifunctional orotidine-5'-phosphate decarboxylase/orotate phosphoribosyltransferase, with amino-acid sequence MNFFEKLNTAIARNQSLLFVGLDPSLEMLPQRYRREDKMAALGDWLEEIIERTRDRVCAYKPTLGFYQALGPAGFELFDRILAAIPPDIPVILDAKLSDLNTATLMADTAFNRWNVDAITLNAYAGQDLVAPFLVDLDAAVFVLCCTHNPTAAAIQDYPSPDAPLYLQIVQEAKGWGTPEQLGLEVGATEPEVFQKIRAIAPERLILARSIWTEGGELEPILKAGLDSNGDGLLIPVPLDYLVGETIGDEIQTLNERINTIRTEVQQSATTCDLWMSDVCFLNQHPHQDLILQLFDLGCILFGEYVQASGATFSYYIDLRQIISKPQVFNQVLNAYIEILQTLEFDRIAGIPYGSLPTATGLSLRLHHPLIFPRKEVKAHGTRRVIEGTFQPGEKIVVIDDILISGKSVVEGAEKIESGGLIVEDIVVLIDHEGGVKERLKEKGYRAHSVLGISEITRTLYEAGRLNEAQYQTFQAH; translated from the coding sequence ATGAACTTTTTTGAAAAACTCAATACCGCGATCGCGCGCAACCAAAGTTTATTATTTGTCGGACTCGATCCCAGTTTAGAAATGCTGCCGCAACGCTACCGTCGCGAGGATAAAATGGCGGCCCTCGGGGATTGGTTAGAAGAGATTATCGAGAGAACGCGCGATCGCGTCTGTGCCTATAAACCCACCCTCGGATTTTACCAAGCGCTCGGCCCCGCTGGTTTTGAGTTGTTCGATCGCATCCTCGCCGCCATCCCCCCCGATATCCCCGTCATCCTCGATGCGAAACTCAGCGATCTCAACACCGCTACCCTAATGGCTGATACGGCTTTTAATCGCTGGAATGTTGATGCCATTACGCTTAACGCCTACGCCGGACAGGATTTAGTCGCGCCCTTCCTCGTCGATCTCGATGCCGCTGTTTTTGTCCTCTGTTGCACCCATAACCCCACCGCCGCCGCCATCCAAGACTATCCTTCACCCGATGCACCTTTATACTTGCAAATCGTCCAAGAAGCGAAGGGCTGGGGAACGCCGGAACAATTAGGATTAGAGGTAGGAGCGACGGAACCCGAAGTTTTTCAAAAAATTCGCGCGATCGCACCAGAACGCCTGATTCTAGCGCGAAGTATTTGGACTGAAGGCGGCGAACTCGAACCCATCCTCAAAGCCGGTTTAGATAGTAACGGCGATGGTTTATTAATTCCCGTTCCCCTCGATTATCTGGTCGGAGAAACCATTGGCGATGAGATTCAAACTCTTAACGAACGGATTAATACGATTCGCACTGAAGTTCAACAATCGGCGACAACGTGCGATCTTTGGATGTCCGATGTTTGCTTTCTCAACCAGCACCCGCACCAAGATTTGATCCTACAACTCTTTGATTTAGGCTGCATTCTTTTCGGCGAGTACGTGCAAGCTTCTGGCGCGACTTTTTCTTACTACATCGACTTGCGCCAAATCATTTCTAAGCCGCAAGTCTTCAACCAAGTTCTCAATGCTTACATCGAAATTCTCCAAACTCTAGAATTCGATCGCATCGCAGGCATCCCTTACGGTTCCCTCCCTACGGCTACCGGATTATCCCTGCGCTTGCACCATCCGCTCATTTTCCCCCGCAAAGAAGTCAAAGCCCACGGTACGCGGCGGGTAATTGAAGGAACCTTTCAACCGGGCGAAAAAATTGTCGTCATTGATGATATTTTGATATCGGGAAAAAGCGTTGTTGAAGGTGCAGAAAAGATTGAATCTGGTGGTTTAATTGTTGAAGATATTGTCGTACTCATCGACCACGAAGGCGGCGTAAAAGAACGATTGAAGGAAAAAGGCTATCGCGCCCACTCCGTCCTCGGAATTTCTGAAATTACCCGCACGCTGTACGAAGCGGGGCGGTTGAATGAGGCGCAGTATCAAACTTTTCAAGCGCATTAA
- a CDS encoding NAD(P)H-dependent oxidoreductase subunit E, translated as MSLPSSEKRVLICQNRSCRKLGSDRVLAAFQCEAIEGVRVEASGCLGQCGNGPMILVEPEEVWYWQVRPSEVPAIIDRHLRGGKPVKGILYPKFHRV; from the coding sequence GTGTCTTTGCCTTCGAGTGAAAAAAGAGTGCTGATTTGCCAAAATCGCAGTTGTCGCAAGTTAGGGAGCGATCGCGTTTTGGCAGCCTTTCAATGCGAAGCTATAGAAGGAGTCCGAGTCGAAGCCAGCGGTTGTCTGGGACAATGCGGCAACGGGCCGATGATTTTAGTCGAACCGGAAGAAGTATGGTATTGGCAGGTTCGCCCTTCTGAAGTTCCCGCAATTATCGATCGCCACCTGCGAGGCGGCAAGCCCGTCAAAGGGATATTGTATCCCAAGTTTCATCGCGTTTAA
- a CDS encoding ABC transporter permease gives MIAFQGRSNRFQSFLNNETFLYILKRVLQALLTLLLASALSFLIIQLAPGDYLDNLKQDPKISKIRLKELAQQFGLDNQPQQGFTVEWLKWVARGYWKWLKQVVTRGDFGNSFVYSRSVASLLAERIPNTLLLAISSIIVTWAIAIPLGIIGAVQQNKISDRILRVISYIGQGFPSFITALLLLIIAQNLSPLFPIGGMTSINHENLSPLGKLLDLLWHMILPTIALSITSFAGLQRLMRGELLDVLRQDYIQTARAKGLPENKVIYVHALRNAINPLVTILGFEFASLLGGSFIAEFFFNWPGLGRLILDAVRRQDLYLVMGSLMMGAAMLIIGNLLADLLLKAVDPRIKLEDLK, from the coding sequence ATGATTGCATTTCAAGGTCGCTCGAACAGGTTTCAATCCTTCCTCAACAACGAAACGTTCCTTTACATTCTCAAGCGAGTTTTGCAAGCGCTCTTGACATTGTTACTCGCCTCTGCATTGAGTTTTTTGATTATTCAACTTGCCCCCGGAGACTATCTCGATAATCTCAAACAAGACCCAAAAATTTCAAAAATTCGCCTTAAAGAATTAGCGCAACAATTCGGTTTAGACAATCAACCGCAGCAAGGTTTTACTGTTGAATGGTTAAAGTGGGTGGCGCGGGGATATTGGAAATGGCTGAAGCAGGTTGTTACGCGCGGCGATTTTGGCAATAGCTTCGTTTATTCTCGTTCCGTTGCCTCCCTGCTTGCAGAACGCATTCCCAATACTTTATTACTCGCCATTTCTTCGATTATTGTAACTTGGGCGATCGCGATTCCCCTTGGCATTATCGGCGCGGTGCAGCAAAATAAAATCAGCGATCGCATCCTGCGCGTCATCAGCTACATCGGACAAGGATTTCCCAGCTTCATCACCGCACTACTCCTGCTCATCATCGCCCAAAATCTCTCCCCCCTGTTCCCTATCGGCGGGATGACGAGTATCAATCACGAAAATCTCTCGCCTCTCGGCAAACTTCTCGACTTGCTGTGGCATATGATTCTACCCACCATTGCCCTCAGCATTACCAGTTTTGCCGGATTGCAACGCCTGATGCGCGGCGAACTTCTCGATGTTCTGCGCCAAGATTATATCCAAACCGCCCGCGCTAAAGGATTGCCAGAAAATAAAGTTATTTATGTTCACGCTTTACGCAATGCGATTAATCCCCTCGTCACCATTTTAGGCTTTGAATTTGCTAGCTTATTAGGCGGTTCATTCATTGCCGAATTCTTCTTCAATTGGCCCGGTTTGGGGCGCTTAATTCTCGATGCCGTAAGACGACAGGACTTATATTTAGTTATGGGCAGTTTAATGATGGGTGCAGCCATGTTAATTATCGGAAACTTGCTCGCCGATTTACTGCTTAAAGCCGTCGATCCTCGCATTAAGCTCGAAGATTTAAAATGA
- a CDS encoding AarF/ABC1/UbiB kinase family protein, with product MPDSLPSSTVDAPSIVDAEIVDSSPAYPTRPPKAANTDINRATLETEIGHYDPDAIALYYRKRPSLVIGRLFKTLGAILSFCWGLWWDKTRGKVEENQRQRAVQLRQLLTRLGPTYIKIGQALSTRPDLVPATYLEELAYLQDQLPPFPNEVAYRFIEEELGYPPEYFYAELSPNPVAAASLGQVYKGKLKTGETVAVKVQRPDLIGDISLDVYILRSLAGWVQKNVKRVRSDLVAIADEFAERIFDEMDYVKEGRNAELFAELYGYLPEIYIPRIYWDYTARRVLTMEWIVGTKLTNIAEVQAQGISATHLIEVGVECSLRQLLEHGFFHADPHPGNLLATPDGKLAYLDFGMMSCIKPYQRYGLIEAVVHLVNRDFEALAEDYVKLEFLTPDTDLTPIIPAVSKVFGNALGASVAELNFKSITDQMSEMMYEFPFRVPAYYALIIRSLVTLEGIAIGVDPNFKVLSKAYPYVAKRLLTDPSEELRSSLRDLLFKEGSFRWNRLENLLRNARDSQDYDIDKVLHQAIEFLFSERGDFIREKLADELVKGIDMMGQQAFTNVTSMLREQVGMPVEKTPATIQNGTQSIVHIQNIVQILQETPGFDVSHLLPLIPELLVKPETQKLGQKIAGGLAQRFAARALRSLFLQPEEPTASMKGVRERQLTLPQSHAAVRN from the coding sequence ATGCCCGATTCCTTGCCCTCCTCAACGGTTGATGCTCCTAGCATTGTCGATGCCGAAATTGTTGACAGCAGCCCCGCGTATCCTACCAGACCGCCAAAAGCGGCGAATACCGATATCAATCGTGCTACCCTGGAAACGGAAATCGGACATTACGACCCAGACGCGATCGCGCTTTACTACCGCAAGCGTCCCAGCTTAGTTATCGGCAGACTCTTTAAAACGCTGGGTGCAATCCTCTCCTTTTGTTGGGGTTTATGGTGGGATAAAACGCGCGGTAAAGTTGAAGAAAATCAGCGCCAGCGAGCGGTTCAACTGCGGCAACTCTTGACTCGATTAGGGCCGACTTATATTAAAATCGGGCAAGCGCTCTCGACTCGTCCCGATCTCGTACCGGCGACTTATCTCGAAGAACTCGCTTATCTCCAAGATCAACTTCCCCCCTTCCCCAATGAAGTTGCCTATCGCTTCATTGAAGAAGAACTCGGCTATCCGCCGGAATATTTCTATGCAGAATTGAGTCCGAATCCCGTTGCGGCAGCCTCCCTCGGACAGGTGTACAAAGGCAAGCTGAAAACTGGGGAAACCGTCGCTGTTAAAGTGCAGCGTCCAGATTTAATTGGCGATATCAGTCTTGATGTTTATATCCTTCGCAGTTTAGCCGGATGGGTGCAAAAGAATGTCAAACGAGTGCGTAGCGATTTGGTTGCGATTGCCGATGAATTTGCCGAACGCATTTTCGACGAGATGGACTATGTAAAAGAAGGGCGCAATGCCGAACTTTTTGCAGAACTTTACGGCTATCTGCCCGAAATTTATATTCCTCGCATTTACTGGGATTATACGGCGCGGCGCGTACTCACAATGGAATGGATTGTTGGCACTAAATTAACCAATATTGCCGAAGTTCAAGCGCAAGGAATTAGCGCGACGCACTTAATTGAAGTGGGGGTAGAATGTTCGCTGCGGCAACTCCTCGAACACGGTTTTTTCCACGCAGATCCGCATCCCGGCAACCTTCTCGCTACGCCCGATGGTAAGCTGGCTTACTTAGATTTTGGCATGATGAGTTGCATTAAACCCTACCAACGCTATGGGTTAATTGAAGCAGTCGTACATTTAGTCAATCGCGATTTTGAAGCATTAGCGGAGGATTATGTCAAGCTTGAATTTCTTACGCCGGATACGGATTTAACGCCGATTATTCCCGCAGTTTCTAAGGTTTTTGGGAATGCTTTGGGTGCGAGCGTTGCCGAGTTAAATTTTAAGAGCATCACCGATCAGATGTCGGAGATGATGTACGAATTTCCGTTTCGCGTTCCCGCTTATTATGCGCTGATTATTCGCTCGTTGGTAACGTTGGAAGGAATCGCGATCGGAGTCGATCCCAATTTTAAGGTATTGAGTAAGGCTTATCCTTACGTTGCGAAACGCTTGTTAACCGATCCCTCAGAAGAGTTACGCTCCTCTTTGCGCGATTTACTGTTTAAAGAAGGAAGCTTCCGTTGGAATCGTCTCGAAAATTTACTGCGGAATGCTCGCGATAGCCAGGATTATGATATCGATAAAGTCTTGCATCAGGCGATCGAGTTTCTGTTCTCCGAACGGGGCGATTTTATTCGCGAAAAACTGGCTGATGAGCTAGTTAAAGGGATCGATATGATGGGGCAACAGGCGTTTACGAATGTCACCTCAATGTTGCGCGAACAAGTGGGAATGCCGGTCGAAAAAACGCCTGCAACCATTCAAAACGGCACGCAAAGTATAGTTCATATTCAAAATATCGTGCAAATTTTGCAGGAGACACCGGGATTTGATGTTTCGCATCTTTTGCCTTTAATTCCCGAACTTTTAGTCAAACCAGAAACGCAGAAACTCGGTCAAAAAATTGCGGGTGGTTTGGCTCAAAGGTTTGCAGCCAGAGCGTTGCGCAGTTTATTTTTACAGCCGGAAGAGCCAACTGCGAGTATGAAGGGAGTACGCGAGCGTCAGTTAACATTGCCGCAATCTCATGCCGCAGTACGGAATTAA
- a CDS encoding M23 family metallopeptidase produces the protein MSSAIPVRGQDSSTCPSPVLSRLQRHRVVSGETLDAIARQYNLIPETLTRFNPNLGRGSLPVGREVIVPPMNGMRVQAPRGSTWKDLAAAYGVRADILFELNGCTEKPNVVFIPGINWSSSGGSSRGRDYLGLAGYPLANRATIGFSYGWQTDAATEVRRFHSGIDLLAELGTSVLAADTGTVAFAGQQGNYGNLVIISHAGNLQTRYAHLEQVTVEVGQQVRAGQTIGTVGTTGQPDIASPHLHFEVRQQSSAGWVARDPEVYLKEEL, from the coding sequence ATGAGTAGCGCTATTCCCGTTCGCGGGCAAGATTCCTCAACTTGTCCCTCGCCGGTGCTATCGCGCCTGCAACGCCATCGCGTCGTCTCTGGCGAAACCCTGGACGCGATCGCGCGACAATACAATCTTATCCCCGAAACGCTGACTCGCTTCAACCCCAATCTAGGGCGCGGTAGTCTTCCCGTCGGTCGCGAAGTTATCGTTCCGCCCATGAACGGAATGCGCGTTCAAGCACCGCGAGGTTCGACTTGGAAGGACTTAGCAGCAGCTTACGGGGTGCGGGCGGATATTTTATTCGAGCTTAACGGTTGTACCGAAAAACCTAACGTCGTCTTTATCCCCGGGATTAACTGGTCGTCTTCGGGCGGAAGCTCGAGAGGGCGCGATTATTTGGGACTGGCGGGCTATCCCCTGGCAAATCGGGCAACCATCGGCTTTAGCTACGGTTGGCAAACCGATGCAGCAACCGAAGTGCGGCGGTTTCACAGTGGTATCGACCTTTTAGCAGAATTAGGAACCTCCGTACTTGCTGCGGATACCGGAACGGTTGCTTTTGCCGGACAACAGGGCAATTACGGCAATTTAGTCATTATTTCTCATGCGGGTAATCTCCAAACTCGTTACGCGCATTTGGAGCAAGTAACCGTGGAAGTCGGGCAGCAAGTCCGCGCCGGTCAAACGATTGGGACAGTGGGAACGACGGGACAGCCGGATATTGCCTCGCCCCATCTCCATTTTGAAGTGCGCCAGCAATCGTCTGCGGGTTGGGTAGCGCGAGATCCGGAAGTGTATCTCAAAGAGGAATTGTAA
- a CDS encoding TdeIII family type II restriction endonuclease codes for MTAIRSITRTKIKAYLEVFIDNLVNSYRNRGIPRIPPSQYLSQTSTKGQLKPFHAAIFSPELLRINEFERGFSSGLGTTYEECARLIAADHHKEAHRSYELKDNVSLAAIHEINHQVSRFEQSAYIHEMKPSFEKMIYSVLQSQKLTDLVPRIAKVDLYILSHEGEHIFFEIKGSKPNKGQCLEVFERLLRFHLLSVNKQPSRTYYAMAYNPYGANRVDYKWSVAKQYTPFEDAVVIGHEFWEIVGGETAYAELLEIYQEVGYEKSKYMLDALAFGF; via the coding sequence ATGACGGCAATTAGATCAATAACACGCACAAAAATAAAGGCATATTTGGAAGTATTTATAGACAACCTAGTCAATAGTTACAGAAATAGAGGTATTCCTAGGATTCCTCCATCTCAATACTTGTCACAAACATCTACAAAAGGGCAATTAAAACCTTTTCATGCAGCTATATTTTCACCTGAACTCTTAAGAATTAATGAGTTTGAGCGTGGCTTTAGCAGTGGCTTAGGGACAACATATGAAGAGTGCGCAAGGTTAATTGCTGCCGATCATCACAAAGAAGCACACCGTAGTTATGAACTTAAAGATAATGTTAGTTTAGCTGCAATTCATGAAATTAATCATCAAGTTTCAAGATTTGAACAGTCAGCTTATATTCATGAGATGAAACCATCATTTGAAAAAATGATATACAGTGTTCTCCAATCTCAGAAGTTGACTGACTTAGTTCCAAGAATAGCCAAAGTAGACTTATATATTTTATCTCACGAAGGGGAGCATATTTTTTTTGAAATTAAAGGATCTAAGCCAAATAAAGGACAGTGTTTAGAAGTGTTTGAAAGATTATTAAGATTTCATTTATTGTCTGTCAATAAGCAACCTTCAAGAACTTACTATGCAATGGCTTATAACCCATATGGAGCTAATCGAGTAGATTATAAATGGTCTGTAGCAAAGCAATATACCCCTTTTGAAGACGCTGTAGTTATTGGGCATGAATTTTGGGAAATAGTGGGTGGAGAAACTGCCTATGCAGAACTTCTAGAGATATACCAAGAAGTTGGTTATGAGAAGAGCAAATATATGCTCGATGCTCTAGCTTTTGGCTTTTAA